The following are encoded together in the Blautia obeum ATCC 29174 genome:
- a CDS encoding type 1 glutamine amidotransferase has product MKLTIGHLYPDLLNLYGDRGNIQCLMKRCQWRGIEAETIAYEIDDTIDFSKLDIVLLGGGSDREQMLVCEKLKTIQKDFKAYVEDNGVVIAICGGYQLLGKYYKTEQGMITGLDLVDMYTEQEEGRLISNIVLQSDLFDMPVVGFENHGGRTCINNNKPLGKVLYGSGNDGKSGYEGVVYKNVIGTYLHGPLLPKNPQLADWLIEHALKKKYGEETVLTPLDDSQEKEANDYIVHRFVHENK; this is encoded by the coding sequence ATGAAACTTACAATAGGTCATTTATATCCGGATCTTCTGAATCTGTATGGCGACAGAGGAAATATCCAATGTTTAATGAAACGTTGTCAATGGCGTGGTATTGAGGCGGAAACTATTGCCTATGAAATCGATGATACAATCGATTTTTCCAAGCTGGATATCGTACTTCTCGGAGGCGGATCTGACCGGGAACAAATGTTGGTCTGTGAAAAACTGAAGACTATTCAAAAAGACTTTAAGGCATATGTTGAGGATAATGGTGTCGTGATCGCAATCTGCGGTGGATACCAGCTTTTGGGAAAATATTACAAGACCGAGCAGGGAATGATCACAGGACTTGACCTGGTTGATATGTATACGGAACAGGAAGAAGGACGTCTTATCAGTAATATTGTACTGCAAAGTGATCTTTTTGATATGCCGGTCGTAGGATTTGAGAATCATGGCGGCAGGACCTGTATCAATAACAACAAACCATTGGGTAAGGTACTTTATGGTTCAGGAAATGATGGCAAATCCGGATATGAGGGTGTTGTTTACAAGAATGTGATCGGAACATATCTTCATGGTCCCCTCCTTCCGAAGAACCCGCAGCTTGCCGACTGGCTCATTGAGCATGCACTTAAGAAAAAATATGGCGAAGAGACCGTGCTGACACCATTGGATGACAGTCAGGAAAAGGAAGCCAATGATTATATCGTGCATCGCTTTGTGCACGAAAATAAATAA
- a CDS encoding MurT ligase domain-containing protein, translating into MNIRRIAAIWAAKAAGAGCKLLGRQGVTWAGKIALKIYPPILQELAAEVRKDIFVVCGTNGKTTTNNMLCAALEEEGNKVICNHTGSNMLNGVVAAFALGAGMNGHIDADYACIEVDEASTRHIFTKIKPNYMVMTNLFRDQLDRYGEIDITMNILEEMIRKVPDMKLIVNGDDALSAYLAKDSGNACIYYGISRPVMKNETNEIREGRFCKCCGERLQYSFYHYSQLGDYRCPKCGFKRPTPDFDAEDVKVGDQLSFSVENRRIVANYKGFYNVYNILAAYAGIRTAGLKAEHFSDMLKKFNPENGRMEQFRIKGTSVILNLAKNPAGFNQNISAVMQDRSPKDVIIAINDNAQDGIDISWLWDVDFDRFSDESVRSITVSGIRCQDMRLRMKYVDIPSVLEADVEKAIRDRVEDGTGNLYVLVNYTALFSTRNILKKLEGEHK; encoded by the coding sequence ATGAACATACGAAGAATAGCAGCAATCTGGGCAGCAAAAGCTGCCGGTGCCGGCTGTAAGCTGCTGGGACGTCAGGGTGTTACCTGGGCAGGAAAGATTGCATTAAAAATATATCCACCGATTTTGCAGGAGCTTGCTGCAGAAGTACGGAAAGACATTTTTGTAGTCTGTGGAACCAATGGTAAGACAACTACCAATAATATGCTCTGTGCAGCTCTGGAGGAAGAAGGGAACAAAGTTATCTGCAATCACACCGGATCCAATATGCTGAACGGTGTTGTGGCTGCGTTTGCACTTGGTGCCGGAATGAATGGACATATTGATGCGGATTATGCCTGTATTGAAGTAGATGAGGCATCTACCAGACATATTTTTACAAAGATCAAACCGAATTATATGGTTATGACGAATCTTTTTCGAGATCAGCTGGACCGTTATGGTGAGATTGATATTACCATGAATATCCTCGAAGAAATGATCCGCAAAGTTCCGGACATGAAACTGATCGTAAATGGTGATGATGCACTGTCGGCATATCTTGCCAAGGACAGTGGCAATGCATGTATTTATTACGGAATCAGTCGTCCGGTCATGAAAAATGAAACAAACGAAATCCGGGAAGGACGTTTCTGTAAATGCTGCGGGGAAAGACTTCAGTACAGCTTTTATCATTACAGTCAGCTTGGTGATTACAGGTGTCCGAAATGCGGATTCAAGCGTCCAACACCTGACTTTGATGCAGAGGATGTAAAAGTAGGAGATCAGCTTTCTTTTTCTGTTGAGAACAGACGTATTGTAGCGAATTATAAGGGATTTTATAATGTATATAATATTCTGGCGGCTTATGCAGGAATCCGGACAGCCGGACTTAAGGCTGAACATTTTAGTGATATGCTGAAAAAATTTAATCCGGAGAATGGAAGAATGGAGCAGTTCCGCATCAAAGGAACCAGTGTGATCCTGAATCTTGCCAAGAACCCGGCTGGATTTAACCAGAATATTTCCGCAGTCATGCAGGATCGTAGTCCAAAAGATGTGATCATCGCGATCAATGATAATGCACAGGATGGAATCGATATATCCTGGCTTTGGGATGTCGATTTTGACCGTTTCAGCGATGAAAGTGTACGTTCTATTACCGTCAGTGGTATCCGTTGTCAGGATATGCGTCTGCGAATGAAATATGTGGATATCCCGTCTGTGCTGGAAGCTGATGTAGAAAAGGCAATCCGTGACCGTGTAGAAGATGGAACCGGAAACCTTTATGTACTGGTCAACTACACCGCATTGTTCAGTACCAGAAATATTCTGAAGAAACTGGAGGGAGAACACAAATGA
- a CDS encoding bL17 family ribosomal protein, whose product MAKYRKLSRTSDQRKALLRNQVTNLLYHGKIVTTEAKAKEIRKIAESLIAMAVREKDNFETVTVTAKVARKDADGKRVKEVVDGKKVTVYDEVQKEITKDAPSRLHARRQMAKVFYSVKEVPAKGAGRKKNTKDIDMTKKMFEEIAPKYAGRNGGYTRIVKIGPRKGDAAMEVLIELV is encoded by the coding sequence ATGGCAAAATATAGAAAATTAAGCAGAACTTCTGATCAGAGAAAAGCTCTGTTAAGAAACCAGGTGACAAATCTTCTGTACCACGGAAAAATCGTTACCACTGAAGCAAAAGCAAAAGAAATTCGCAAGATCGCCGAAAGCCTTATCGCTATGGCAGTACGTGAAAAAGACAATTTTGAGACAGTTACAGTAACTGCAAAAGTTGCACGTAAAGATGCTGATGGTAAGAGAGTAAAAGAAGTTGTAGACGGTAAGAAAGTTACTGTATACGATGAAGTGCAGAAAGAAATCACTAAAGATGCTCCGTCCAGACTGCACGCTCGTCGTCAGATGGCAAAAGTTTTCTATTCTGTTAAAGAAGTACCTGCAAAAGGTGCTGGCAGAAAGAAAAATACCAAAGACATCGATATGACTAAGAAGATGTTCGAGGAAATCGCACCTAAATACGCTGGACGTAACGGTGGTTACACAAGAATCGTTAAGATTGGACCGCGTAAAGGTGACGCTGCAATGGAAGTACTCATTGAGTTAGTATAA